CAGCGATCTGGTTGCGGTGCGCGATCTGCTGCGGCAATTCGTCAGCGAGCGCGACTGGTCGCGCTTTCATTCGCCGAAAAATCTCGCGACGGCGCTGAGCGTCGAAGCAAGCGAACTGCTGGAGCCGTTTCAATGGTTGCAGTCCGGCGAGAAGAGCGAACTCGCTGAAGACAAGCTCACCGCGATCCGTCACGAGATGGCCGACGTGCTCGCGTATCTGGTGATGCTCGCTGATCGGCTCGATGTCGATCTGTATGCGGCCGTGCTGGAAAAGATCGAATTGAATCGCGCGAAATATCCCGCGGAGAAGGTGCGCGGCGATTCACGCAAGTACTCGGAATACGGTTCGGGTCACGAAGATTGATCGATAGGTGAGGGTTTTCGGGAGCAATAAAGCAGGCGCTTCCAGAAGCAAAAAAGCCGCCCGAAGGCGGCTTTTGCGTCAAACCGGCAATGTGCAAGAAGCTTACTGCTTCACGCCTTCAGCCTGGATATGCAGCACGGTCTTCGTGTTGAAGCCGTACGACTTGCCCCAGTCGATACCGAAGTCCGCGCGGTCGAACGTCGCCGTCGATTCCGTGCCGCACACTTCGCGCTTGAGCATCGGGTTGATGAAGCACTTGAACGATTCGATCTTCAGGTTCAGCGGCTTCGTCACGCCGTGCAGCGTCAGCGTGCCGATCACTTCGACGGGCGTGTCGCCGTCGAAACGGATCTGCGTGCCCTTGTAGGTCGCCGTCGGGTACTTCGCTGCGTCGAAGAACTCGGGCGTTTGCAGGTGCTTGTCGAGCTTGTCGTTGCCGGTGTCGATCGACGTCGCGTCGATGGTCACGTCGACGGTGCCCGTCTTCGCCGCG
This genomic interval from Paraburkholderia sabiae contains the following:
- a CDS encoding YceI family protein, with translation MKKQLLIAAGALIAGMSFNAMAADTYQLDPNHTYPSFEADHFGGISVWRGKFKKSSGTVTLDRAAKTGTVDVTIDATSIDTGNDKLDKHLQTPEFFDAAKYPTATYKGTQIRFDGDTPVEVIGTLTLHGVTKPLNLKIESFKCFINPMLKREVCGTESTATFDRADFGIDWGKSYGFNTKTVLHIQAEGVKQ
- a CDS encoding nucleotide pyrophosphohydrolase, with translation MEKERSSDLVAVRDLLRQFVSERDWSRFHSPKNLATALSVEASELLEPFQWLQSGEKSELAEDKLTAIRHEMADVLAYLVMLADRLDVDLYAAVLEKIELNRAKYPAEKVRGDSRKYSEYGSGHED